A section of the Hemibagrus wyckioides isolate EC202008001 linkage group LG04, SWU_Hwy_1.0, whole genome shotgun sequence genome encodes:
- the LOC131352189 gene encoding extracellular calcium-sensing receptor-like — protein MEPLLFTLLHMVMAIINFSRGNGTTCLLQGEPTYPQIWKDGDIIVGAAFPFHSNWEISDMSYLVMPQQMKCVSLDFRAFQYSQSLIFAIEEINNSSSLLPGISLGYKIYDTCSSAGLGVKVAMALINGNENSVLDEQCTNPAQVQAIIGETYSSVSMAIAKSIGPFSIPLISHYSTCECLSDKKKYPSFLRTIPSDYHQTRALAEMVKHFGWTWVGAIRRDDDYGNNGMAAFTDAAEQLGICLEYSLPYFRTYSDEKVLKIIQQIKSSTSRVIVAFLAHWDLEILLQVFFQHNITGYQWVGTEGWISDSELAAKDKHHILKGAIGLAIPKTTVTGLKDFILDIKPLKSVGSDIFTKFWEALFKCKYAMQNDTMDSPLCTGDEKLSEMENTFTDMSLMPIFSNVYKAVYAIAHTLHELLGCNKTCPTKKQPDPFTFLENLKKIHFKTKEGEEVFFDKNGDPAAKYDIINWHVNVEYKFVTVGLYDSSIMGHDRLAVDMASIEWAHNNKQVPKSVCSESCPPGTRKAVQKGKPICCFDCIPCADGEISNMTDSIECHQCYQEYWSNPKRDQCIKKEIEYLSYKETMGILLTAVSIIGAFMTMVIAIILFRHKNTPIVKANNSELSFLLLFSLTLCFLCSLTFIGQPSEWSCMLQHTAFGITFVLCISCVLGKTLVVLMAFRATLPGSNVMKWFGPPQQRLSVITFTLIQVIICVVWLTISPPFPFKNLKSYKEKIILECNLGSTVGFWAVLGYIGFLAIFCFVLAFLARKLPDNFNEAKFITFSMLIFCAVWITFIPAYVSSPGKFTVAVEIFAILASSFGLLFCIFLPKCYIIILKPEKNTKKQLMGKV, from the exons ATGGAGCCTTTACTCTTTACTCTTTTACATATGGTAATGGCCATAATCAATTTTTCCAGAGGTAATGGGACTACATGTTTGTTGCAAGGAGAACCTACATATCCACAGATATGGAAGGATGGTGATATCATTGTTGGAGCAGCTTTCCCTTTTCATAGTAATTGGGAGATCTCAGACATGTCTTATTTAGTCATGCCACAacaaatgaagtgtgtgag tctTGATTTCAGAGCCTTTCAGTATTCACAATCCCTGATCTTTGCCATTGAAGAGATCAACAACAGTTCCTCTTTGTTACCGGGGATATCATTGGGTTACAAGATCTATGACACCTGCAGTTCAGCAGGATTGGGGGTTAAAGTAGCCATGGCACTTATTAATGGAAATGAAAACTCAGTCTTGGATGAGCAATGCACAAACCCAGCCCAGGTGCAGGCCATAATAGGAGAGACATACTCTTCAGTGTCCATGGCTATTGCAAAGAGTATAGGCCCTTTCAGCATTCCCTTA atcAGTCATTACTCTACCTGCGAGTGTCTCAGTGACAAAAAGAAATATCCCTCATTTCTACGCACTATTCCTAGTGATTACCACCAGACAAGAGCCTTGGCAGAGATGGTCAAGCACTTTGGCTGGACCTGGGTGGGAGCAATAAGAAGAGACGATGATTATGGTAACAATGGAATGGCTGCATTTACAGATGCTGCAGAACAGTTGGGCATCTGCTTAGAATACTCTCTTCCATATTTTAGAACGTACTCAGATGAAAAAGTGTTGAAAATCATTCAGCAAATCAAAAGCTCCACATCTCGAGTGATTGTTGCATTTCTTGCTCACTGGGACTTAGAAATCTTGCTCCAAGTCTTTTTTCAGCACAACATCACTGGATACCAGTGGGTGGGAACTGAGGGCTGGATTTCTGATTCAGAACTAGCCGCAAAAGATAAACACCATATACTGAAAGGAGCCATAGGATTAGCTATCCCTAAAACAACAGTaacaggtctaaaggacttcaTTCTAGATATTAAACCCCTAAAATCTGTGGGGAGTGACATTTTTACAAAATTCTGGGAAGCATTATTTAAGTGTAAATATGCAATGCAAAACGATACAATGGACTCTCCATTGTGTACGGGTGATGAGAAACTCTCCGAGATGGAAAACACCTTCACTGACATGTCCCTGATGCCTATTTTCAGTAATGTGTATAAAGCAGTATATGCGATTGCCCATACACTACATGAACTTCTTGGCTGCAACAAAACATGTCCAACAAAGAAGCAGCCTGATCCTTTCACA TTTCTAGAAAATCTgaagaaaatacattttaaaaccaAAGAGGGGGAAGAAGTGTTTTTTGACAAAAATGGTGACCCTGCAGCAAAGTATGATATAATAAACTGGCATGTAAATGTAGAATATAAATTTGTTACTGTTGGACTTTATGACTCATCCATAATGGGTCATGATCGATTAGCAGTAGATATGGCCTCAATTGAATGGGCACATAATAACAAACAG GTGCCAAAATCCGTGTGCAGTGAGAGCTGTCCCCCTGGTACAAGGAAAGCTGTACAGAAAGGAAAACCCATCTGCTGTTTTGACTGCATACCATGTGCTGACGGAGAGATCAGTAATATGACAG ATTCCATTGAATGTCATCAGTGCTATCAGGAGTACTGGTCAAATCCTAAGAGAGATCAATGTATCAAGAAGGAAATTGAATATTTGTCCTACAAAGAAACAATGGGAATTTTGCTAACAGCTGTTTCTATTATTGGTGCGTTTATGACAATGGTAATAGCAATCATATTATTTAGACATAAAAATACACCAATAGTCAAGGCCAACAACTCTGAGCTGAGCTTCTTGCTGCtcttctctctgactctgtgtttcctctgttcacTTACTTTCATTGGTCAGCCCTCTGAGTGGTCCTGTATGCTGCAACACACAGCGTTTGGGATTACCTTCGTCCTCTGCATCTCCTGTGTTCTGGGAAAAACAttagtggtgttaatggccTTCAGGGCTACACTTCCAGGCAGTAATGTCATGAAATGGTTCGGGCCTCCACAACAAAGACTCAGTGTTATAACTTTCACTCTCATACAAGTCATTATTTGTGTGGTTTGGTTGACAATATCTCCTCCTTTTCCCTTTAAAAACCTTAAGAGCTACAAGGAAAAGATTATTTTGGAATGTAATTTAGGCTCAACTGTCGGTTTCTGGGCTGTGCTGGGCTATATAGGTTTTTTGGCTATTTTCTGCTTTGTTTTGGCATTCCTGGCACGGAAGTTGCCTGATAATTTCAATGAAGCCAAATTCATTACATTCAGCATGCTCATATTCTGTGCAGTTTGGATCACTTTTATTCCTGCTTATGTCAGCTCTCCTGGAAAATTCACTGTAGCTGTGGAGATATTTGCCATTTTAGCCTCAAGCTTTGGCTTATTATTCTGTATATTCCTTCCAAAGTGTTATATAATCATACTGAAACCTGAGAAGAATACTAAAAAGCAACTGATGGGCAAAGTGTAA